From the Hydrogenispora ethanolica genome, the window GATCAGCGCTCTTTAGCACTTTGTTGTATTCCCCATAAAAACAGAACCGGCTCAGTTCCAAAAGTCGCTGGAAGTTCGGATGGATATTTTGGAAACCGGCAAAGGGTTCGCCGGCGATCACCCATAGGTTTAAACCATAGTCCTGTTGCAGCTGGGCGATGATTTTCCGGCCGAAATGGTCCGGGGAATTGGAAACCGATTGGAGAATCAGGACGTAACTTTGTTCATCATATAAAAAAGGACAGGCGGCCAAAGCAGATCCAAAGACCGCTTTTAAATCGGTTTCGATCCCGCAATACTCCATCGTGTCAATGTTCCGGTCAAAGAGGAGATAGAAGAGGAGCAGGTTCGATTCATCGAAATCAAGCGCATGGCGTTTTAGGTTTTCCTGAATGGTGGCCGGATCCAGGTGACCGTTGGAGACCAGGTTCTTCAGGAAAATATGGCGCAGATGCTCAAACCGGACTTCGGAAGGTACAGTTTCCTGCCCGGACCGGCCTTCCGAAGCGGCAATTTTTTGCCTGGCCTTTTCCAGGAGATTTAATAATTCCTTATACTCCATCTTCGGTTTTAAGAGATAATCCAACGCGCCCAGCGTCAAGGTTTCCCGGACGTAATCAAAATCATTGTAGCTGCTTAAAATGATCACCTGAATGGCTGGGAATCTTGCTTTGATGATCCGGGTCAGTTCAATGCCGTCCATGACCGGCATCCGGATATCGGTGACCACGATATCCGGATGATTCTCTTCGATCAACCGCAAAGCCTCGCTGCCGTTCGACGCTTCCCCGATAATTCGGAACCCGTATTCCGACCAGTCGGTCATATGAATAAAGCCTTGACGAAGCAGCTTTTCATCATCTACGATAATAATTTTACACATGCCGCCCAATCCTCGCTGAAATATTTCCAATTTCTTAATGTAAATCCAGAATCAGCTCTTGTCCGATTTCGGCAGCATCAACACTACCGATGTGCCGACCCCGACCTCACTCTCGATCGCCAGGCCAAATTGCGAGCCGAAATATAGTTTGAGCCGTTCATCGACATTTTTAAGGCCGATGCCGCTGAACCGGTTGGAGATATGATGTTTGCCGCTGAAAATATTGGCGATGGTCTCCCG encodes:
- a CDS encoding response regulator transcription factor, yielding MCKIIIVDDEKLLRQGFIHMTDWSEYGFRIIGEASNGSEALRLIEENHPDIVVTDIRMPVMDGIELTRIIKARFPAIQVIILSSYNDFDYVRETLTLGALDYLLKPKMEYKELLNLLEKARQKIAASEGRSGQETVPSEVRFEHLRHIFLKNLVSNGHLDPATIQENLKRHALDFDESNLLLFYLLFDRNIDTMEYCGIETDLKAVFGSALAACPFLYDEQSYVLILQSVSNSPDHFGRKIIAQLQQDYGLNLWVIAGEPFAGFQNIHPNFQRLLELSRFCFYGEYNKVLKSADLPNCVSLVEFDQKKLNPAIEKLDFNALYAQVAAIPEGALAAGKYIDPYTLKKFFSEVCYYLIHKLNELKLDSEEVNKKKFTYFKNLETTHHYHGLLQIFRTILLEIEALATVRKESCSPLIRRIIDYIKQNYAADISLNSVAERFHMNKSYLCQLFKQQTGENFNDYLVAIRIEKAKELLREPGHNVYTVGNRVGYFNPSYFGQVFKNAVGMTPSEYGKLFGRKD